The segment TGCTTCCAGCGCGGCAGGTGCGCGTCCACGATACCAGCGACCCCGGCCTTCCCGGTCCGGGGCAGGTCATGCCCTGGCCCTACTACGGGCCCAGAGACATGTCGCTCCTGAGTCAGTGGCAGGGCTACCTGGGCGCCTTCGCCCATCCGGGAGCTGTCGCCGGCTGGATGGGCGCTCAGAGCCCCGGGCTAGGCGGGCTCATACGAGTGTTCCCGCCCGAATCTGTTCCAGGCGCCAAGTTCTTCGGCTTGGGCGACATCCCCTATTCCCGCTACAGCCTGGAGCCAAGCGCCTACCTGGAGCTCTGGGGAGGTTGGAGCCCCACCTTCTGGGACTACCGTGCTCTGGGTTCTGGCGAGAGCGTGACCTGGGAAGAGTACTGGTATCCCCTGCCGGAAATGGGGCCGGTGGCGGCAGCCACCCGCGACCTGGCACTGTCGGTGGGCGACACAGTGGTGGAGTTGGCCGCGACCGCTCCTGCTCAGCTCGAGGTGGAGGCTTACGACTCGGCGGGCGTTGCCCTGGGGAGGTGGCGCGCCGAGATCCAGCCAGGCCTAACCTGGCGCTCCCCCAGCCTAACGGCTCGGCCTGGTGCGGTTCAGGTGCGGGATCCAGCAGCGGCAGAGGTGATACTGGCCTGGCGGGGATAGCATGGGTGGCCCCGCCCCGCTGCGTGTCGCCGAGGATTGGCGACCGGTGGAAGTACAAAGGGGTCGACCTCTGGCCGACCCCTGTCGGTGCCAGTCGCAGTGGCCGAGAGGGCCACGGCCAACCGAGGGGGATCTCAGCTCGCTGAATGGCTCTCTAGATACGTCACAGCCTCGCCCACCGTGCGGATCTTCTCCGCCTCTTCGTCCGAGATCTCCCCTCCGAATTCCTCCTCGAACGCCATGATGAGCTCGACCAGGTCCAGCGAATCGGCCTCAAGATCGTCCCGGAAGCTGGCCTCCATGGTCACCCGCTCGGGCTCCACTCCCAGCTGATCCACGATTATCTTGCGGACCCTTTCGAACGTGTCCATGAAGAACCCTCCTGCCGTGTCTCGGTCCCTGCAGCGATGCGAGCCCGCATTCTAGTAGTTCCTGCCGTCCAAGTCAACGCTTGCCAACGGCCGCCTTCGGGCCTATGATCGCTCCGTTCTACCG is part of the Anaerolineae bacterium genome and harbors:
- a CDS encoding acyl carrier protein yields the protein MDTFERVRKIIVDQLGVEPERVTMEASFRDDLEADSLDLVELIMAFEEEFGGEISDEEAEKIRTVGEAVTYLESHSAS